The Gallus gallus isolate bGalGal1 chromosome 3, bGalGal1.mat.broiler.GRCg7b, whole genome shotgun sequence genome window below encodes:
- the LOC124417886 gene encoding uncharacterized protein LOC124417886: MLWTSSLEPLDIKLIYSPPRWNLLGKANLTYPIFYLVSKFADRELIHLGPPISPSKSTLCEPIYQPLLDFQENLKDFEDLTEARKSCLQEKSQASVANNQPPSSNIQAMTNTSEVPPRSLMENRTITRSPLPQQDMRFKDLLKAVDDNISMPIKWHPGKEGTNLLMTVSPQVSPLPRLQQTALRETKARKISRLGGSQQHTNICPLLLVSGSKPPAFPMSHEQILTVRSMKQSKEKPSYCCNKKAKKNLNQLRRTSKTTDVNLPALSPP, encoded by the exons ATGCTGTGGACCAGTTCTCTTGAACCTCTGGACATCAAGCTGATTTACAGCCCTCCGAGATGGAACCTTCTGG GAAAAGCCAATCTGACTTATCCTATATTCTATTTAGTTTCCAAGTTTGCAGACAGAGAGTTGATTCATCTTGGACCTCCTATATCACCAAGCAAAAGTACACTGTGTGAACCCATATATCAGCCACTTTTGGACTTTCAGGAGAATCTGAAGGATTTTGAGGACTTGACTGAAGCCAGAAAATCATGTCTTCAGGAGAAATCACAGGCCTCAGTAGCAAACAACCAACCTCCTTCTTCAAATATCCAAGCAATGACAAACACAAGCGAAGTTCCTCCCCGGTCACtaatggaaaacagaactaTTACCAGGAGTCCTTTGCCTCAGCAGGACATGAGGTTTAAAGACCTTCTGAAGGCAGTAGATGACAATATTTCCATGCCAATAAAATGGCACCCTGGTAAAGAAGGCACCAACCTCCTAATGACTGTCTCTCCCCAGGTCTCCCCTCTTCCCAGGCTGCAACAAACTGCCCTGAGAGAAACCAAAGCTAGAAAGATTTCCAGGCTAGGCGGATCACAGCAACATACAAATATCTGCCCGCTGCTTTTAGTCAGTGGTTCAAAACCACCAGCCTTCCCCATGTCCCATGAGCAAATACTTACTGTAAGAAGTATGAAGCAGTCTAAAGAAAAACCATCTTATTGTTGCAACAAGAAAGCTAAGAAAAACTTGAACCAACTCAGACGTACATCTAAAACTACAGATGTAAATCTTCCAGCTTTATCTCCACCATAG